Part of the Triticum urartu cultivar G1812 chromosome 2, Tu2.1, whole genome shotgun sequence genome, TCGGGAGGCGGCCGGTGGGGGACCGGccaggggaggaggcggcggcccgCGGGGAGCGGGGGCGGTGGGGGCGGGTACATGAAGAGGGGCAGGGGTTCGGGCTCggggggcgccggggcggcgtGGGTCCAGACCGGGAGCTCCGGCGCCATCGCCGGCAGCGGGCAGTAGGCGGCCATGGCGGGGACGGGGAGTGGGAGGGGGGCGAAATTCTCCTCTTTTTCCTTCCGACGCGTGCCGCGTGAGGTCGGCTGGGGGTTCTGGGGTTCTGCGCTGTGGGGAGGACGGGATGGAGGGGTGGGGAAGAGGGCGGCGCTGGCGGTTTTGTTGCTGTGTTTTGGGCCGCCAGCCGATGCGGGGCCGTGTCAGAGACAGCGGCCgttccagaaggttcggtcctgTGTCCAACGATTTGTGGTCAAGAAACTAGGGCGTGGTTTTTTTTGCCACGCGTCAAGAGTCGGCTATGGCAAAAATTTCGATTTCTAGAAATTAGGAGATATTTATAAATTTATGACACTTGGGCCGGCACATAAAAAAAACCcaatccggctcctcgctcgaaaACCCTAGGAGCAACTCCAACGcggcgacccatttcgtccgccgCCCGTCCGTTTGGGTCACCGCGAAAGTAATGGCCCAACGCGCCGACACGTTCCCAAAACACCAGGGCAGCGTAGTCCGCTCCGCCCCCTTCCCTCGTCGGCAGGTGCTCTGCGCGGGCAACGACGGGTGCTAGTGCCCGCGCCGCCCACCACGAGAGGCGGCGGGCAAGGGAGGGAGACACGGCGGAGCAGTCCATGCATCGCCACCACATGATGCCGGTGGAGCTCGACGAGGACGAGCGGCCCCTCGCTTGGGTCCACCGCCAATTGCTTACGATGACGATGGGCAGAGACGAAGGCTCGCCGTCTACGGCGGAAGAACGTGAGGACGCCTCGGCTTGCCACTGAGCAATCGGGGCGGGAGGCGGACCGGTATGGCAAGCTAAAATGGCAGCAGGGTAGGGCCGTCAGGTGGATGAAGGGGCTCATCGTCCTctccggcgacggcgacgaccacatctcctcctcctcctccgacaCCGATGATCCGCCACCTGTAGTCCACGCCTACAGCTACGCCGGCAACCGAAAGGGCAAAAGGCCCGGTGAGGAAGTGGTGATTCTTCGCTGTCTCTGTAGTTAATTTCTAGTTATTTATGTCTCTAGATAGAACATGTCCATCCTATGTAGATTATGTGAACTTTGAGTAGCTTTTGGAGATCCGTTTGTGATCTTTTGGTGATCGGAATGTGCATATGTAGCTCTGTTTTATAGTCCGCGCGATGATCTACATAATTTATCTTCATGTTACATGGTTAGTATGGATATAGAGTATTGGATATTAGGAGTGCGGATGTGAAGGGCACAAATTGAGGAGTGTCCGGTCAATGCCCGTGGGCGCGTCTGCGGATGTTTGAGGGGCCGAATTTGATAagtccggctgtagatgctcttacaTGCCGAAATGAAATGTGTATCCTTGAGTTCCCCTGAGAAATGAAGAGCTAAAACAATTTCGGGGCCTTATAGAGCATGATCCACATATCAAAATGATATGCCTGCACTGGCTGAATGGACATACAACAGGACCCGCAAAAGAGTGTATCCAGCATGGCACATGAGCATTGTAGTTCGACCAAATGTGACATAGATTTATAGAAATTTAACAATTTCTGATGAGTGTGAGGGTATTTTTCATAATTTGATACATCCTATTGAATATACATCTGAGTTGTCGGACCAATTAGCCATAAGTCTATCTTAACGAGTAGGCCTAGCTAAGGCTGATcgtagtgggagtatcataagcggtatcatacatgccaactagactttttgaatgatgtggcacacaattaaataagaaaaaaaaagaaggtgtggtatcatatcatgatactgtatcatattaaatgttgtactactttgtgtcatgcatgacaattaataaggcaacctaagatactaacttatgatactatgcattacgaaggtagtatcatatgcatactccccattacaaccagcctaatCAGCTCAAGGGAATATTAAAGTAGGATACACCATATCACAAGGTCCTAACTAGATGGTAAAGTATGACAATGTTATTTAATACGTAATAGTATCTGAATATCACAACTAGATGGTAGACGAGAATTGCACACAGTCGTAGGTCTGTTTTGTGTAATGGAGCAAGTATCCTAAAACAAATGTATTCGACATGAAGTGGATATGCATTTTTGGTGTGAACTCGAATTTTTTGGTTACCGCCCAAGCGTTAAGTTTTTTGAGAATGATAAGAAATAATTTTCTTAGCAGGTCCATGGTCCATGCACAACAACCTTTGTTTTGTTTGTTCACTTTGTTGATCATCAATTAATGTTTGTGATTGTTAGTGTTTGATCGTGGCAGTATTTAGAAAATTGGAATGTCATATCAACACACATGAGACTAAGTTATAACTTCTCATTGATAGTTTCAACAGCTTGACAACCGAGAGTGTTTTTTTATTTGGATCAAGACAACTGAAAGTTGGAGACACAATGTCAAATAAGGGCATGTTTGGTTCATcactaactttgccacaactaagcgtAGGCAAAGTGTGACTACCATaaaaaatgtggctaacaaaatggCCATCACAAATGTGGCAAGACTTGGCAAAAAATTGAGCCTATGACATGTAGACCATGTAGCTAGAAAAGTGTGGCAAATCATAAATGTGGCAATAAACGAAACACATGCTAAATCTTCCTATATGACTTATTCTTTCACCTACCTATTGTATATTTTCCCAAGCTTTGTAGCCTTTCAACATCATACTGCCGATGGAGTAGGCGCAGATGCTTCAGAACATTCTATGGTCGAACTGACGGGCTCAAAGCTGATTTTTGTGCTCCACACGTAGTTGAACGTGGCCGTTTCACCAAGATGCACCGTTTGGCCGCCATTGAGGGTGCAGAGCGCGTTGTCTTCGTCCTCCGGCATGATTATGCCAGCTGGATCGCCATTGATGGAGTTGAACCCCTTGCACGCCAACTTCACCTTGATCTGTCCGCAGGTGAACTGTTCTTCACCCGGTACTGGGGGTACCCTCCGGTCTTCCCAAGCACTGCGGTCTAGTGACAACGGGATCAGATGGAGGGCAGGGTTGTGCGTCGCCTGCATTATCCGACAAGTAGTTCATGGTGTTTGTTTTGGTGTCCAGAAACACAAACACTATGCATGTATACATATAAAATGGAGATTTTAAGTTTTTCAGGGTTGATGGAGTATTATATAGCAATGATTTATTTAAGACCTGGAAAAAGATAACCATCACATTAACATTCTGAACATACAATGCACATCATCAAAATAGTCACCACACAAGGATCTCATTTGCATGCCTAGCTGTAGCGTTTTCTTGTCATTCCCGTTGATGCTCTGTGACGCCGTCTCGTAGCTCATCAACTCAGATTTTGTTTGTTTGTTTATATGACACATAATTAATGAAAGAGGTGATGAAATTGTCTCTTATCTTTTTTTTTAAGTCACTCCAAAAgggtctcaaatccttaaaaaAAATGTCCGGTTAATTAGTGAAACACCGGACGAAAACCATCAAATCATGCCCACAAGACAAGGCACCCGGTCGCCCTGGCTACCACATAACTGACATCCCTTATCTAGGGCTTGTGTTATCATCCAACTGAATAATGTCCCTGACACAATACTCATGCACACCTACCCAGTACCCACTGATGCTGAGTAGTCCGATAAGATTCTCAtttttcctttccttttctttCATGCCATCCTCACGCATAGGCCCGTCGCAATTGCACGAGAAGGAGATGGACATGCTTGCAGGGCTGCATGCTTCTGCAGAGTAAGCTGACGCGGAGTGTCAACACTTCATCGGTGCACCGGTGAATTACGGGACAGTTCTTTTGAGTGACTTAAAAAAATAGGGCAGTGCTACACGTCCCCCGATGCATAATCTAAAAAGATCGACCGCCTCAAGAATCGTTAGATCTGGCACCATCAACGGTCCAACCTCGTCATCATCATTGCAACAGAGCGCATATTGCACAAACCCTTTTGTAACATTGGTGTTGTTGCAGAACTTTCTTTCGTCTTCACTTTTCTGCAACATGGGTGTTGTTGCGGAATGAACTTATGCACACATAGATGATGCTGCAGAAATTTTTTGTCTTCACTTTTCTGCGACATGGATGTTGTTGCAGAATGAACTTGTGCAACATACATGTGTTGCAGAGTTTTTTTTTTCATCTTCACTTTTCTGCAGCATGGTATTGTCACGGAATAAACCTTTGCAACACACATGACATTGTAGAAAAAACCAATGAAAATGAAGTTACAGAAACATCGACGTCGCCGCCGACAAcaccgccgccgttcgccgtcaACCACGAGGCCATCAACCTCCAAGCTCCCGTCTCGAGCACCGCCAATCCCCGTCGCCGGTCGCGTGGGCCAGCAAGCTCGCATGCTAGCCGCTGCTTGCATGCTACCTCCATGTACGCCCACAGTCGGGTTGGGGAAGGACACGGCCGGGTTGTGGTGTCCACCGAAGGCTTGCGTGGCCATTCTGCTCGCAGGCCGGTGGACATGGGCTAGCGATGTTCTTCTTGTATGCGTGATGGAGGAGGCTGGATGGTTggggaagaaagaaagaagacAAGGATAAAAATGTGGCCGGGAGTGATCGGACGAGAAGATAAGGCAACACACGAAGCGGTGCACGGGCCCATTGGGGCATGCGTCACTCGTGGGAGGTGGCGGATAAGCGAGAGAAAAACTGTCGGTTGACACTGAGCGTTtgcctaaaaaaataagttgttTCTCCTCAGGTAAAAAAATAACTTGCTTCTTAAATTTGTTGAGACTTTTAAATTAATTATGTTATAATTAGTTGAGAAACCCAAATGAATAAAAGAGGCGGCTTATAGAAAAATCAAGGTCAACATGTATGGCATGCAGATCTCCTGCTTGATGTAAACCGTGCTGTAACCACCGATTTAATCGGTCCCTCGTAAATGGAATGTAAGGTGTTCCGGATAAAAAAAACTAGCGAGATGGCGGCTTTTTCTAAAGCTGTCTAACCCTAAGTTGCTAGGTCCACTCGTTCCAGCGGGTCTTCATTAAGGGTGGAAATGGATCGGATGCGAATCGGATAGTGCTCTTGCCACTTCCATTTTCATATTTTCAAAACGAATACGAATCCAAATACGGATGTTATCGGATACGGATGCGGCTCGGATATTATTCGAATACGGATACGTATCGGATATTTTCTTGATTGGGAACGGATACGAATAATATCAACATATTGCTTAAGTAAATTAGTCGATAGCTATGTGACCTGAAATAATCAACTTGTGACATACAATAAGTCAATGATAAATAGGTTTATGAATAAATACTATTGTAATGCATAATAATTTATAAATTTAATCATATAaagagtaaaatttgaccacttatttggcttttagttggataattggaatattgGGTCTAGAATTTTGAAAATTACCTCCCATAATCTTATTCGGATACGGATATATCCACTTCCATATCCATATTTGTCTCAAAATCTcgtaccatattttattttttatttgtttaATAAATTCAGATACGGATAATTTTCATTTCCATTTTAGTTCGGATGCGGATGTTTCGGATACGAATAGGCATTTTCTCGAATACGAATATCGGATATTTCGGATTATCCGCTACCAATTTCCACCCCTAGTCTTCATGCGACACCAAGGATGACTACAATCCCTAAAAAACAAGGATAACAACAGTACTGCCGCCCATGATCACCGATTCCTCCGACTTCTGCCTGAGCACCTGAACTACAAACACGGTATAACTAACATATTCCATTTATGCGGCGCGAACCCAAGCCATGACATTACAGAAGAACTCAGATATCAAGATCACCACAACATTCATCAACAGACACAAAATACATAACAATATTCGCCACCAGCATCCGCTGCTAATTCGCAGCAGGCAGAAGTCTGAAGCAATTTTCCGGCGTTTCTACAGCACAACAAGGGGGACACTGTAACTGCAACAGAGACTAAGCTAGCCTACCAAACAACGGAAAAAAACATGGGTTTTTGAATGCTGGTTTCTGTTGATCCTCTGGAAGGACAGGAAATAAAGACAGGGAGAACTCCGAGAGCGGCTCGCCGTCTCAGGCGACATGCTGAAGCTGCacttgctgctgctgctgctgctgctgccgcttcTGCTGCTTCTGTACATTGGCCTTGTGCTTCTGCCCGGCCAGGTGGAACTCGTAGACCTTCTGGCTGTTGACGACGACGTTGCACGCTGTGCAGATCTTCATTTCGCCATGAGCCGCTCCAGCCTCGATCACCCGCCTCTTCTTCACCTCCAAGTCTGCTGGGGACGCGTTGGAGCTCTTGTTCTTCTTTGGCTGTACAGCCGGCACAACACCATCagcagtggcggcggcggcggcaggaggTGCTGTGTTTGCTGCAACACCGCTGTTCGGAGGCTTTGCTGGTTGAGGCGTGATCGCGTCTTGTAACTTCTGCAGATTCTTCTTGTGCTTCTGACCTGTTTTATGGATCAAGAGAACCTCCATGGTGTCGCACTGGATCTTGCAGACTTCACAGAGTAATGGCTGCACAACTTTTGGAGTTTTCTTCCTGAAACTCCTCCGAACGTTTGTCGGCAGAGGATGTCCAAAATGGGCATTCCACTGAGCATGATGCATGACCGTGGCTGCAGCTGTTGGTGCCACTCCGTTTGGAGCTTTCGCAGCTGCTACCTATGGAGACAATGTTGACACCAAGTTAATATGGAGAGATGAGAAATATAGTATGAAAGCTAATCAGCAGATACAATTAAGGTGAACTGAACAGAAAATGTGCCATACAGTGAAGGTAAGAAAAAAAGATCTTCATACAATTAGTTAGTGCACATGTGAAATCCATGTCACCGTGTCAAGCATGGCTATACACAAAAGCACACATTAAATGGAGGCCAGCATATTTTAGGGGCAGCACCAAATTTGATATATAGCCACCCAGTCTGATGAATGGATGGTGACGGTATTGGATCCATTTTCCATGTATATCTTACACTGAACAAGCTCTATCCAATACTACTATTTAAATATGATGATGCGGATGACAACATATTATACCCACATACCAATAACACCTGCGCATACACATATGATGCCCTCAGCTATGTATCAAGAAGGTAAAGACTTGGCAACAACCACCTCCTATACTAACAGCTGTGCCTCAGCACAAGAAAAGCAATGCAGCACTGGGAGCACCATGACAGTACAGAAAGACTAAGGCAGACCATGCCGCCCATTCAGATCAGAGGTAAAGTTGGAGTAGGACCTCTTAGTCGAGACCTGCAAATTTACACTCCAAGCACAAGATGCGTCTGTGGAAATTGTCCACCTTTTGGTACGGTGGATCTGAGGCACAGAGTTTGATATGAACCATTGCTGTTCTCGAATTTGAACTTGGCAAGAAAGTATGTAAAATGAAGTTCAGATAGCATGTACTGAAAACTGATGTTTCTGCTAACAACAATGAAGCAACAGCCAATATGATCACCTGGCTAAACTCGATCAGAAAACGTGCGGGCTGGAGTTAACTGAACGTAAATAGAACAGATAAAGGGAAGCAACTCTCCCTCAAAAACCTGAGACGAGCACTGACAGACCGACTGAGGATTTGGACTACATGGGCGATATCTGGCTTGGTGACTGTGGGATAGAAACCACTGCCCACAATGTATACTCTTGTGAAGTATTATGGCGCACTCGCACTCTAACTTGTCCTTGTGGAGCTGTGTATGGCACCTCGGTTGTAGATGAGATGCATGTTGAAGTCAATGTTAAAACTGGGATCAGATTCCTTGACGAAACACGAGGAACAACAAAAGTTTGTTGTCACTGTAAGGGTAGCACTCAAGTGTACATGGCTAGTCAACAAATAGTGTTTGTCTTGTGGCTAGATGTGCATTGTATGCTTAAATAGGGTTGAGTCCTGGTAGTTCTAGTTCTCCTATATAGTCCTTTGGGGTTATTGCAAATTTGAAATACACTCAATCTATTTGGGTGTCTTTCAAGAA contains:
- the LOC125535560 gene encoding zinc finger RNA-binding protein, whose amino-acid sequence is MDYAAHAAAAAPQAADPRGAYPPGYPYAYAYPAYHYPDPAAAAAPSAPAPAPASAASSSYYYSNPAAQAITGAQYNPYTSQYHYYGAPATDGGSGLADYYFTASEASQAPSAAQTAPAASAAAAAGREAVKHFGFDPQRYAQVAAAKAPNGVAPTAAATVMHHAQWNAHFGHPLPTNVRRSFRKKTPKVVQPLLCEVCKIQCDTMEVLLIHKTGQKHKKNLQKLQDAITPQPAKPPNSGVAANTAPPAAAAATADGVVPAVQPKKNKSSNASPADLEVKKRRVIEAGAAHGEMKICTACNVVVNSQKVYEFHLAGQKHKANVQKQQKRQQQQQQQQVQLQHVA